A single Gemmatimonadota bacterium DNA region contains:
- a CDS encoding GWxTD domain-containing protein, translated as MIRHYSRIACLICLLIAWSAHAQEQDPAVPEADPDAAAEADSTGAGGDPLLVPANSTGEIDFSVDVSGFRGQEGQTYLEFYFLCRPSGFTLEEKDNGVYVAPFEIDLSIIDEQDNAVFQSVYKREYQTDRPVVITRRGEERVVLEQIAAGVAPGTYRAKAIVTDLNSRRSGEAEKPFVALPLDAPELSVSDLQFSTLIQQAQEQNRFTKNGLLVLPNPLRIFEKWIEMPEDGNYKPRNLFLYFEMYNLTPDSATDEATYDIYPSVTSHANEMTFPLPPRKNRMVSGSDGLDVIVLDYMTFPEGIYTLDIKVWDTRAGTEATRSSVFEIVQPPPPPPPATVLTEEQAKRGRRQLAIIASKRERDLYDNLDLEGKTEFLIAFWRMRDPTPETPENESMMVFNERFSYADYQLGGAESDRGSVFIRYGQPEEIERHDSDNIMKSYQIWYYTEGVQGDPSRTSEGGRHFFVFGDRRNIGRYEMMHSSARGELFNPNWRQDLLLIDMSQIMDHGGFGQPNLPVPLSAPETDPGKP; from the coding sequence GTGATTCGACACTACAGCCGTATAGCCTGCCTGATCTGCCTGCTCATCGCCTGGTCCGCTCACGCACAGGAACAGGATCCCGCCGTGCCGGAGGCAGATCCCGACGCAGCGGCGGAAGCGGACTCCACCGGCGCCGGAGGCGACCCCCTCCTCGTGCCGGCGAACAGCACAGGCGAAATCGATTTTTCCGTGGACGTGAGCGGTTTCAGGGGACAGGAAGGACAGACCTACCTGGAGTTCTATTTCCTGTGCCGTCCGAGCGGTTTTACGCTTGAAGAAAAAGATAACGGTGTCTACGTCGCCCCCTTTGAGATCGATCTGTCCATCATCGACGAGCAGGACAACGCCGTCTTCCAGTCGGTTTATAAAAGGGAATACCAGACGGACCGGCCCGTCGTCATCACTCGAAGAGGCGAGGAAAGAGTGGTACTGGAACAGATCGCCGCGGGCGTCGCCCCGGGCACGTACCGGGCGAAGGCCATCGTGACCGACCTCAATTCCAGGCGCTCTGGCGAAGCCGAGAAACCTTTTGTCGCCCTGCCGCTTGACGCACCGGAACTTTCGGTAAGCGACCTGCAGTTCTCCACGCTCATACAGCAAGCGCAGGAGCAGAACCGGTTCACGAAAAACGGCCTGCTGGTGCTGCCCAATCCCTTGCGGATATTTGAAAAATGGATCGAAATGCCTGAAGACGGCAACTACAAGCCGCGAAACCTGTTCCTGTATTTCGAGATGTACAACCTGACCCCGGATTCGGCGACCGACGAGGCGACCTACGACATCTACCCTTCGGTAACCAGTCATGCCAACGAGATGACGTTTCCACTTCCTCCCAGGAAGAACCGGATGGTATCGGGATCCGATGGCCTGGACGTGATCGTCCTGGACTACATGACCTTCCCGGAAGGTATCTACACCCTGGATATCAAGGTCTGGGACACACGGGCCGGGACTGAAGCGACCCGTTCCTCCGTCTTCGAGATTGTCCAGCCACCGCCGCCACCGCCGCCCGCCACGGTCCTGACCGAGGAACAGGCAAAACGGGGACGCAGGCAGCTGGCCATCATCGCCTCCAAGCGGGAACGCGACCTTTACGACAATCTCGACCTCGAAGGCAAGACCGAATTCCTGATCGCTTTCTGGCGCATGCGGGACCCGACACCCGAGACTCCGGAGAACGAATCCATGATGGTGTTCAACGAACGGTTCTCCTATGCCGACTATCAACTGGGCGGGGCGGAAAGCGACCGGGGCTCGGTTTTCATCAGGTACGGACAGCCGGAGGAAATCGAGCGCCACGATTCCGACAACATCATGAAATCCTACCAGATATGGTACTACACGGAAGGCGTCCAGGGTGATCCTTCGCGGACTTCGGAAGGAGGACGTCATTTCTTCGTTTTCGGTGATCGTCGGAACATCGGCAGGTACGAAATGATGCATTCCTCGGCGCGGGGAGAGCTATTCAACCCGAACTGGCGGCAAGACCTGCTCCTCATCGACATGAGCCAGATTATGGATCACGGAGGTTTCGGCCAACCGAACCTGCCCGTACCTCTCAGTGCTCCCGAAACCGACCCGGGCAAACCCTGA
- the hflX gene encoding GTPase HflX → MREMHEIPRNNRERALLVGMVPSKERVGEMEESLDELALLADTAGAEIVDRMIQVRSAMHPAYYIGTGKARSIAEMCEAEEIDLVIFDDDLTPAQVRNLDRVIERRILDRSGLILDIFASRAKSKQAKLQVELAQLQYMMPRLTRQWDHLSRQEGGVAAGSGGAIGVRGPGETQLEIDRRLIRGRITHLRRNLEHVAASYHRQRQRRSDMFCIALIGYTNAGKSTIFNGFTEAGTLIEDRLFATLDATTRVINVTPGQPVLLSDTVGFIRKLPHHLIASFKSTLTEVYDADLLVHVVDGSHPNHAEHIVTVNQVLAELGVSDLPLLLVFNKTDQLESPDALEFLELSYPDAITMSALDPGDVERLRQAISVRVDRHRVDVELLIPYENGHAVSMVYESGEVLHREDEPEGVRLTVRMMPSVAGRLGKTLDAFVCR, encoded by the coding sequence ATGCGCGAAATGCACGAAATACCCCGAAACAACCGTGAACGCGCCTTGTTGGTCGGCATGGTGCCCTCAAAAGAAAGGGTCGGCGAGATGGAGGAGTCGCTCGACGAACTCGCCCTGCTGGCCGATACCGCGGGCGCGGAGATCGTCGATCGGATGATCCAGGTCCGCAGCGCCATGCATCCGGCGTACTATATCGGAACCGGAAAGGCCCGTTCGATCGCCGAAATGTGCGAGGCGGAAGAAATCGATCTCGTTATTTTTGACGACGACCTCACCCCAGCGCAGGTCAGGAACCTGGACCGCGTGATCGAACGGCGCATTCTGGACCGCAGCGGACTGATACTCGATATTTTCGCCTCGCGGGCGAAGTCGAAGCAGGCCAAGCTGCAGGTTGAACTCGCCCAGTTGCAGTACATGATGCCGCGGCTGACGCGGCAATGGGACCACCTGTCGCGGCAGGAAGGCGGCGTGGCGGCCGGATCGGGTGGCGCCATCGGTGTCCGGGGGCCCGGCGAGACGCAACTGGAGATCGACCGCCGGTTGATACGCGGACGCATTACCCACCTGCGCAGGAACCTAGAGCACGTGGCCGCTTCCTATCACCGGCAGCGACAACGGCGCAGCGACATGTTCTGTATCGCGCTGATCGGGTATACCAATGCCGGCAAGTCAACGATTTTCAATGGCTTCACCGAGGCGGGCACGCTGATCGAGGACAGGCTGTTCGCCACCCTCGACGCGACCACGCGCGTGATCAACGTGACCCCGGGCCAACCTGTTCTGCTTTCGGATACGGTGGGATTCATTCGGAAACTGCCCCACCACCTGATCGCATCCTTCAAAAGCACGCTGACCGAGGTCTACGACGCGGACCTGCTGGTACACGTGGTAGACGGCAGCCATCCCAACCACGCGGAACACATTGTGACGGTGAACCAGGTACTGGCGGAGCTGGGCGTTTCCGATCTCCCGCTGCTGCTGGTCTTCAACAAGACGGATCAGCTGGAGAGCCCGGACGCCCTGGAATTCCTGGAGCTTTCCTATCCCGACGCCATCACGATGTCCGCTCTGGATCCCGGTGACGTGGAGCGTCTGCGCCAGGCGATTTCAGTCAGGGTCGACCGTCATCGCGTGGATGTGGAACTACTGATTCCCTACGAAAACGGACACGCCGTTTCAATGGTATATGAGTCGGGGGAAGTCCTGCACCGGGAGGACGAACCGGAGGGCGTCCGCCTCACGGTACGCATGATGCCGTCCGTTGCCGGCCGTCTCGGCAAGACGCTGGATGCATTTGTCTGCAGATAA
- a CDS encoding BatA domain-containing protein: MTFLNALMLFGLVAVAVPIILHLFHRQRVSTVDFSSVIFIRDHHMQRSRALRLRELLLLLLRTLIILLLVLAFARPVIEGLAGALLGSSVEQRSVFAIVLDNSYSMGAGRYGDTPFNAARAEAERIVDAMQQGDEGLIILTAAPPEAVPPVPTDRTAALAARLAEAEVSESSGDIAGAVRLARRKLSGIVSAHKSIYLLSDLQRSDWGQLAESVTESASEATSESRAPIYLYPFETGAVDNASIDEVSVSEGLLIRNQPERFVATITYRNGLSEGINRTREVRLVMNGLNRDSRQVTAEAGAAGSVQFNVVIDTPGRYSGYVELDEDDVTADNRRYFTLVVPDAFGVTAVGQSESSYFIEQVLKPSGGLVTPVDVQTASGDVLNSDLHDRGVLIVDGGVELTAARLSSLERYVSSGGGVLVFLGKGLDPSAYVNDFFTGVFDCSITERRGTPGSKSSFQRMDQVDFEHPVFRFDGRYAESLSTGEARFYASYAVDAGLGARVIARFMDGTPAVLEGRSGNGRALLVTSDLNTGWSDLALRSAFVPFMHRSVRYLHPSVTVAEGGHLAGEPIVRPVTDLPADTGLYLEYPSGHTESVNARAGRHGITVEVPDTKQPGVYALWDGDTVVQAFAVNPDTRESDLARFTPEEAAGLFGDEEDVVIMNPADTPDVPRDGTFGAAGGYEIWKSLIVFAMALILAEYWLSASRSGRTGRTGRTGRSGRTGRTEQTGRTGRTERTGWTGRSMDRRKV; the protein is encoded by the coding sequence ATGACCTTTCTGAACGCGTTGATGCTGTTTGGGCTCGTTGCGGTCGCCGTACCGATCATCCTGCACCTGTTTCACCGCCAGCGAGTCTCCACCGTCGATTTCAGCTCCGTCATTTTTATCAGGGATCACCATATGCAACGGTCCCGGGCCCTGAGGCTCCGGGAACTCCTGTTGCTTCTGTTGCGGACGCTCATCATCCTGCTCCTGGTGCTGGCTTTCGCAAGGCCGGTCATCGAAGGCCTGGCGGGTGCCTTGCTGGGCAGCAGCGTCGAGCAGCGGTCGGTCTTCGCCATCGTTCTGGACAATTCGTACAGCATGGGCGCCGGACGCTACGGGGATACGCCGTTCAATGCCGCCAGGGCCGAGGCTGAACGCATCGTGGACGCGATGCAGCAGGGCGACGAAGGCCTGATCATACTGACGGCCGCGCCGCCCGAGGCCGTCCCGCCCGTTCCCACGGACCGGACCGCGGCGCTTGCGGCGCGCCTGGCGGAAGCGGAAGTATCCGAAAGTTCGGGGGACATCGCCGGCGCCGTACGTCTCGCACGCCGGAAACTGTCCGGCATCGTATCGGCGCATAAGAGCATTTACCTCCTATCGGATTTGCAGCGAAGCGACTGGGGGCAACTGGCTGAATCGGTTACAGAATCCGCATCGGAGGCGACTTCTGAATCGCGAGCGCCGATCTACCTCTACCCCTTCGAGACGGGGGCCGTGGACAACGCCAGCATCGACGAGGTCTCCGTCAGCGAGGGCCTGCTGATCCGCAATCAACCGGAACGGTTTGTCGCGACCATCACCTACCGAAACGGTCTTTCGGAGGGCATAAATCGGACCCGGGAAGTCCGGCTCGTCATGAACGGCCTGAACCGGGACAGCCGCCAGGTAACGGCCGAAGCGGGCGCAGCAGGTTCCGTGCAGTTCAACGTCGTCATCGACACGCCGGGCAGGTATTCCGGTTACGTGGAACTGGACGAGGATGATGTCACGGCCGACAACCGGCGATATTTCACCCTCGTGGTGCCGGACGCTTTTGGCGTTACCGCTGTCGGACAGAGTGAATCCAGTTATTTCATCGAGCAGGTACTGAAGCCGTCTGGCGGATTGGTCACGCCCGTGGACGTGCAGACTGCATCCGGCGATGTGTTGAACAGCGATCTTCACGATAGGGGTGTGCTGATCGTGGACGGCGGCGTGGAACTGACGGCGGCGCGGCTTTCCAGCCTGGAGCGTTACGTGTCCTCCGGGGGCGGCGTACTGGTCTTTCTCGGTAAGGGACTGGATCCGTCCGCTTATGTGAACGATTTCTTCACCGGCGTCTTCGACTGCTCGATCACGGAACGAAGGGGAACACCCGGCAGCAAATCCTCCTTTCAGCGGATGGACCAGGTCGATTTCGAGCACCCCGTGTTTCGGTTCGACGGCCGATACGCCGAATCCCTGTCGACCGGCGAGGCCAGGTTCTACGCGTCCTATGCCGTCGATGCGGGCCTCGGAGCACGGGTCATCGCGCGGTTCATGGACGGAACGCCGGCGGTCCTCGAGGGACGGTCCGGCAACGGCCGCGCACTGTTGGTCACTTCCGACTTGAACACTGGTTGGAGCGACCTAGCGTTGCGCAGCGCGTTTGTACCGTTCATGCATCGAAGCGTACGATACCTGCATCCGTCGGTGACGGTTGCCGAAGGGGGTCACCTGGCAGGAGAACCCATCGTACGGCCCGTGACTGATTTACCGGCAGACACCGGCCTCTACCTCGAGTACCCCTCGGGACATACCGAGTCGGTCAATGCCCGGGCAGGACGCCACGGGATAACGGTGGAAGTACCGGACACGAAACAGCCTGGCGTGTATGCGTTGTGGGACGGTGACACCGTCGTACAGGCCTTCGCGGTAAACCCGGACACTCGGGAATCGGACCTGGCCCGGTTTACGCCGGAAGAGGCGGCCGGGTTGTTCGGCGACGAAGAGGATGTCGTGATCATGAATCCGGCGGACACCCCGGACGTCCCCCGCGACGGGACTTTCGGCGCCGCGGGCGGATATGAGATCTGGAAGTCATTGATTGTCTTCGCTATGGCGCTCATATTGGCGGAATACTGGCTGTCGGCATCGCGATCCGGGCGGACCGGGCGGACCGGGCGGACCGGGCGATCCGGGCGTACCGGGCGGACCGAGCAAACCGGGCGGACTGGGCGGACTGAGCGGACTGGGTGGACTGGGCGGAGCATGGACCGGAGAAAAGTGTAG